A section of the Methanobacterium sp. genome encodes:
- a CDS encoding deoxyhypusine synthase → MRIGPEMTIIQLIEEMGRSGVLGAGRLYKATKLLSEVINDPETTVFLSVAGPMVPGGLKKVIRDLIDKGYVDVLITSGANLTHDLVEAFGGAHYREHEENDEELCQMGMGRIADIYTKSEDFEVFETKINLIMTEIAEKNKQLNIRDFLTQIGHLINDDESIIRTAAKKGVPIYAPGLIDSMLGLQLWMFTQENQLTLDAAGDMHELSDIVYGSGKVATVILGGGLPKHYALASNILTGGVDAAIQVTLDRSEAGSLGGAPLEEAKSWAKAKCGSRLVTVIGDATIIFPLMVSGAMELIHKQD, encoded by the coding sequence ATTAGAATAGGTCCTGAAATGACTATCATCCAACTCATAGAGGAAATGGGCAGAAGCGGAGTTTTAGGTGCTGGAAGACTTTACAAAGCCACAAAGCTCTTGAGTGAAGTTATAAATGACCCGGAAACCACAGTTTTCCTGAGCGTAGCAGGACCAATGGTTCCAGGAGGCCTTAAAAAGGTTATCCGTGATTTAATAGACAAAGGATATGTGGATGTTCTAATAACTAGCGGAGCAAACCTCACCCATGATCTAGTGGAGGCGTTTGGTGGTGCACACTACCGTGAACATGAAGAAAACGATGAAGAACTCTGCCAAATGGGCATGGGCCGAATAGCAGATATATACACGAAATCAGAAGATTTTGAAGTATTCGAAACTAAAATAAATCTTATAATGACCGAAATAGCTGAAAAAAACAAGCAATTGAACATTCGTGATTTTTTAACCCAGATCGGCCACCTCATCAATGATGACGAATCAATCATCCGCACTGCTGCCAAAAAAGGGGTTCCCATTTATGCTCCGGGATTAATTGACAGCATGTTGGGACTGCAACTCTGGATGTTCACCCAAGAAAACCAATTAACCTTAGATGCTGCTGGAGACATGCACGAACTTTCAGATATTGTCTATGGTTCTGGGAAAGTAGCAACAGTTATTCTAGGCGGAGGATTACCAAAACATTATGCTCTGGCCTCAAACATCCTGACTGGTGGAGTAGATGCTGCAATCCAAGTTACACTGGACCGTAGTGAAGCCGGTAGTTTGGGCGGTGCACCGTTAGAAGAAGCTAAATCATGGGCTAAAGCCAAATGTGGCTCTAGATTGGTCACGGTCATTGGCGATGCCACTATTATATTTCCCTTAATGGTATCTGGGGCTATGGAATTAATCCATAAACAAGATTAA